A region of the Bacillota bacterium genome:
GAGTGAAGTGAGTATTTCCTGGCATGGGACACAAGGAGCCCACGCTGCGGCGCGGGCGGGGACGGGGCGGTGCGCGCGCGTCCTCACGACAGCCATCCTTGTCGCTCTCGTCGCCGTCGCTCTCGCCGGCGTCTGGGCTGCGGACGCGGCTGGTGCTGCGCAAGACGAACAGGTGATGGGCGAGAGCAGCCCCGACGCGGGCGGTCAGCGGGTAGACCTGGCCGATTCGAGCTCGGTGGCTCTGCCCGACCGGTCCGCTGACGAGGAGCCTATCGTCATTGAGGCGGATGTCACCGAGTATCGCTACGGCAGCCACGGCACGATCGTGGAGGCGCGCGGCAGCGTGCGGGCGACGCATCGAGAGATCTCCGTATCCGCCGACTATCTCAGCGTGGACGTGGACGCCGGAGAGCTCCTGGCGCGCGGGAACGTCCTCGTCCGTCGCGGCTCGTCCACCACGAGTTGCAGCGAGTTTGCATATGATGTCGCGTCAGCCACCGGGCGCGTGATCGAGCCGAGGGTGTCCGTCCCGGGCGCGTTCGTGAGAGGGAGGGAGATGGATCTCGCTCCCGGCGAGTTTGCGCTTGCCGGCGCCCACGCGACCGGGTGCGACCTGGAGGAACCGTGCTACCGAGTGACCTCGCGAAGGCTCGTGATATATCCGGATCGAAGGATCGTGGCGGACTGGCCCGTGCTGTGGCTGGAACGAGTACCGGTGCTGGTCGTGCCCAGGCTCAGCATTCCGCTTCGCGGGGAGAGGGTGGGATGGGTCGAGGGCGAAGGCTATCCCGTCCCGAGGCTCTCGTACGACCCTCAAAGCGGCTTTGTGGCCGGTATGAGTTACCTGGACCGCTCGCGCGAGGGTCTTACCATCCGCTGGGATGGAGCTTACGCTTCGCGGGCGCGGGGCATCCAGCTCGAGGCGCGTGCTCAAGCTGGCCCGGCGCCAGGGGTGAGCGCGGAGGTCACGGGAGGCCTGCGCTCATGGGAGGGGCCGTACGGGTCGGCCATGTGCAGGATTGATCCCTTCTCTCAGATGTCTTTCGCAGCTGACGCTCGATACCGCTCCGGCACGGCGCACGACGCCGGGTTGCAGGGAGGCGCGCAACTCACCGGGAAGTTGGGGCCTCTTGTCCTGAAGGCCGCTGCGCGCAAAGACCTTCCCAGCACAGGCCCGGTATACTCGTTTCCAGCCGTAGATGCGTCCCTGGGCCCCGTGACGATCCCGGGTTCGGGAGCGCGCTTGACGTTGAGCGCAGGCGTGGGACGGTTCGAGGAGCCCGCGCGCGGCGCCCGGTCCAGTCGCACTTACGCCGCACTCTCCGTGACATCGCGGCCTCTGAGCCTCACGTTCGCAAAGAACGCAGATGCGACTCTGACGTTGACCGGATCGGCCAGGCGGGCCTGGTACGAGACGGGAGACAGTGCCGGGTCGCTGATGGCCGCAGTCAACCTCGAAGGTCGGTTCGGGAGCCTCGAAGCGTTCGGCATCGATGTGCCGCGCGTCGTCGCCGGTCTGGAATACACGCGAAGGGTGGTGTCGGGCGCAAGCCCGTTCACCTTTGACGCCGTAGGCGCGCTCAACCAAGTGACCGTGGAGCTCGCTGTGCGGCTCGCGCCTTCGTGGACGGTGGAATTGGGATCCAGCTACGACGTGGACGCCGGCGTCCTGGATGACCTGGATCTCTCGGTGACGAACCATCACCACTGCTACGACATCGCGGCCACGTGGCGCGAGAAGCGCAGGGAGTTCGGGCTCGAAGTGAGGTTTACGAGATAGGTGAGGCAGAAAGCGGCAGATTCGCGGTTCGCAGGCGGGTGGAGAGGAGGGTCTCGCTAGTGCGTGTGCTCGTAGTTGGAGGCGCAGGATACATCGGGAGTCACGTCGTGCGCGAGCTCGTCCGAGCTGGCCACGACGTGGTCGTGTACGATAACCTCGAGAAAGGCCATCGCGAGGCTGTCGAGGGATGCCCGCTCGTCGTGGGCGATACGGGTGACCGAGACGTTCTACGCGAGGTCTTTGCGTCTCGTGACTTCGACGTGGTGATGCATTTCGCTGCCCACACTTCGGTCGCCGAGTCCATGCAGGACCCGGCGAAGTACTTCCACAACAACGTAGCGAAGGGGCTCACGCTTCTCGACGTCATGAGGGAGGCGGGTGTCCGCCGGATGGTGTTTTCCTCGTCTGCGGCAGTGTACGGTGACCCGGAACGGGTGCCCATCGAGGAAGACGCCGACTGCCGGCCGACGAACGTGTACGGCGAGACCAAGCTCATGTTCGAACGCGTGCTCTCCGCGTACGACAGGGCGTACGGCGTCCGGTACGTGGCTCTACGCTATTTCAACGCGGCGGGAGCAGATCCATCCGGGGACATCGGGGAAGATCACGACCCCGAGACACAGCTCATCCCACTCGTGCTCATGACGGCAATGGGCCTGCGTCCACGCCTTGAGCTGTTCGGCACGGATTACCATACCCCCGACGGGACCTGCGTGCGGGACTACGTTCACGTGTGCGACCTTGCGACCGCGCACGTCTTGGCCGCCGAGGCACTCGCGGACGGGTGCGAGTCAAAGGTGTACAACCTGGGCAATGGAAAGGGTCACACCGTGAGGCAGGTGATAGAGACAGCACGTCGCGTAACTGGGTTATCCATCCCCGTCGTGGAAGCGCCGCGCCGTCCGGGCGACCCGGCCGTGCTCGTGGCAAGCTCCGAAAGGATAATGCGAGAGCTCGGTTGGAAGCCGCGATACGAGGACCTCGAAACCATAATAGCCACTGCTTGGGAGTGGCACCGCCGCCATCCGCGCGGCTATGCCGGCTGACGGAGTCTAGTGGGATCCAGGACGAGCTGCGGCGCGAGACGCGCTTCGGAAGACGCTGACTCAGGGAGAGAGGTGGAGCAATGCGCATTCGCCGCAAGCGCTGTCGCTTCATTTCGTGCACGAGCTCCTGCATGGGACGAGCCGTGGGACGAGTGCGGACCGTGGCGGTGGTAGCCATGGCTGCCTCGGTGTTCGGGGTAGGCATTCTTGCAGTGTGCGCGCAAGCCACCCTGGCGTGCCCTGCTCCCGTTCAAGTCGCAGTCTCCATTCCCGCGCCCGAGGACGGCACCGCACCTGAGGACGACACCGACGTTTTCTCTGAAGCGGTCGGCGTCGACGGCCTTCGCGATGACCTTCTCAGAATCTACGCACCTCGCGTCGAGCTCGACCCCGGAAAGGTCGCGTTACTGACGTTCGCTGCCGGGACCGTCATGCTCGTGGACCGCGAGCTGTATGACGAGATCACGAAAGGCCCCAGGGATCCCGCGGTTGATCGCTTGGGGGACGCCATCACGGATCTCGGAACGGGTGTCGCAACCCTTGGGATCTCCGGCCTGGTGGCGCTTCACGATGCGAAGACGGGATATCTCGCCGCGAACGCCGTCATCTACTCCGGCATCAGCTGCGCTGTTCTCAAGGCCGCTTTTGGGCGCGCGCGACCTGAGGTGGGCGAAGGGCCATACGCGTTCGCGGGTCCGTGCATACGCGAAGGGCGTAACTCCATGCCCTCAGGCCACAGCGCAGCCGTGTTCGCCCTTGCCACCGTCCTGGCGAGGCAGTATCCGAGGTATCGCGTGCTTTTCTACGCCGGCGCCACCCTCGTCGCCATCTCACGAGTCTACGAGCGTGCCCACTGGCCCAGCGACACGCTGGTTGGCGCGGTCGTCGGCGTCTGGTCAGCGAACCAGGTGATGGGCCGCAGCCGACTATTGGAGATCACTTGGTAATGACGCCGTAGGAGACCCACAGGTTCCGCACAGCTGTCGTGGACTCACCATCGATACCCCATGCCCAGGAGCCCGTGGAGAGCGAGGGCCGGGACCTCGGCGCTGCCGTCGGCCGTCTTGCTCCTTTCTCTCAGAAGTGGGATTCGTTTACGATCCTTCCGAGAACGGGTTTCCTCCAAACCAGCGGCGATTCCTGCGGAACGCGACGGCAAGAGGAGAAAGAAACCGTCGGAGGCA
Encoded here:
- the galE gene encoding UDP-glucose 4-epimerase GalE, with the translated sequence MRVLVVGGAGYIGSHVVRELVRAGHDVVVYDNLEKGHREAVEGCPLVVGDTGDRDVLREVFASRDFDVVMHFAAHTSVAESMQDPAKYFHNNVAKGLTLLDVMREAGVRRMVFSSSAAVYGDPERVPIEEDADCRPTNVYGETKLMFERVLSAYDRAYGVRYVALRYFNAAGADPSGDIGEDHDPETQLIPLVLMTAMGLRPRLELFGTDYHTPDGTCVRDYVHVCDLATAHVLAAEALADGCESKVYNLGNGKGHTVRQVIETARRVTGLSIPVVEAPRRPGDPAVLVASSERIMRELGWKPRYEDLETIIATAWEWHRRHPRGYAG
- a CDS encoding DUF3769 domain-containing protein — protein: MSISWHGTQGAHAAARAGTGRCARVLTTAILVALVAVALAGVWAADAAGAAQDEQVMGESSPDAGGQRVDLADSSSVALPDRSADEEPIVIEADVTEYRYGSHGTIVEARGSVRATHREISVSADYLSVDVDAGELLARGNVLVRRGSSTTSCSEFAYDVASATGRVIEPRVSVPGAFVRGREMDLAPGEFALAGAHATGCDLEEPCYRVTSRRLVIYPDRRIVADWPVLWLERVPVLVVPRLSIPLRGERVGWVEGEGYPVPRLSYDPQSGFVAGMSYLDRSREGLTIRWDGAYASRARGIQLEARAQAGPAPGVSAEVTGGLRSWEGPYGSAMCRIDPFSQMSFAADARYRSGTAHDAGLQGGAQLTGKLGPLVLKAAARKDLPSTGPVYSFPAVDASLGPVTIPGSGARLTLSAGVGRFEEPARGARSSRTYAALSVTSRPLSLTFAKNADATLTLTGSARRAWYETGDSAGSLMAAVNLEGRFGSLEAFGIDVPRVVAGLEYTRRVVSGASPFTFDAVGALNQVTVELAVRLAPSWTVELGSSYDVDAGVLDDLDLSVTNHHHCYDIAATWREKRREFGLEVRFTR
- a CDS encoding phosphatase PAP2 family protein, giving the protein MAVVAMAASVFGVGILAVCAQATLACPAPVQVAVSIPAPEDGTAPEDDTDVFSEAVGVDGLRDDLLRIYAPRVELDPGKVALLTFAAGTVMLVDRELYDEITKGPRDPAVDRLGDAITDLGTGVATLGISGLVALHDAKTGYLAANAVIYSGISCAVLKAAFGRARPEVGEGPYAFAGPCIREGRNSMPSGHSAAVFALATVLARQYPRYRVLFYAGATLVAISRVYERAHWPSDTLVGAVVGVWSANQVMGRSRLLEITW